A single region of the Changchengzhania lutea genome encodes:
- a CDS encoding hydrogen peroxide-inducible genes activator: MTITQLYYVLAVAENQNFTKAAEKCFVTQPTLSMQIQKLEDQLDVLIFDRSKKPIELTDVGRKIVKQARNIVNESNRIQDIVDQQKGFIGGEFKLGIIPTIMPTLLPMFLKTFIKKHPKVKLKIEELNTEEIIARLKDGHLDAAIAATPLDDEIIKERVLYFEPFVSYIPKSHRLHSSKKIDVADLDIHDMLLLEDGHCFRDGVINLCKVLKSQTEDEFQLESGSIETLVKLSNEGLGMTLLPYLHTLDINDDEKQNLHYFNEPTPAREVSIIYHKSELKMQIVEALQDVISGIIRGAIAFQNVKIISPLPK; the protein is encoded by the coding sequence ATGACCATAACCCAATTGTATTATGTTTTGGCTGTCGCCGAAAACCAAAACTTCACAAAAGCTGCTGAAAAATGTTTTGTAACCCAGCCCACCTTGAGTATGCAAATTCAGAAATTAGAAGATCAGCTAGATGTTCTCATATTCGATAGGAGCAAAAAGCCTATTGAGTTAACTGATGTTGGTAGAAAAATTGTGAAACAGGCCAGAAACATTGTGAACGAATCGAATAGAATTCAAGATATTGTAGATCAACAAAAAGGATTTATTGGTGGCGAATTTAAATTAGGAATTATACCTACTATAATGCCGACACTGCTACCCATGTTTTTAAAGACCTTCATTAAAAAGCACCCCAAAGTAAAATTAAAAATTGAAGAATTAAATACTGAAGAAATAATAGCCAGACTTAAAGATGGCCATTTAGATGCCGCCATTGCCGCAACGCCTTTAGATGATGAGATTATTAAAGAACGTGTACTTTACTTTGAGCCTTTTGTAAGCTATATACCAAAAAGTCATCGTTTACACAGTTCAAAAAAAATTGATGTGGCCGACCTAGATATTCATGATATGCTACTGTTAGAAGATGGGCATTGCTTTCGTGATGGTGTTATAAATTTATGCAAAGTATTGAAAAGTCAAACTGAGGATGAATTTCAGTTAGAAAGTGGAAGTATAGAAACACTTGTAAAACTATCAAACGAAGGTTTAGGAATGACACTCCTTCCCTATTTACACACGCTAGATATTAATGATGATGAAAAACAAAATCTCCATTACTTTAATGAGCCAACACCTGCAAGAGAGGTTAGTATTATTTACCATAAAAGTGAATTAAAAATGCAAATTGTAGAGGCATTACAAGATGTTATATCTGGTATTATTCGTGGTGCTATTGCTTTTCAAAACGTAAAGATTATAAGTCCTTTACCTAAATAA
- a CDS encoding RDD family protein, which produces MLITSNYSINIEKVHPYRAQIVSFITLSLPTFLYFYLSEISKNRGTIGKRLMKIYVEISHNKPPKRNIFKFLPWEFAHAGMHWMGYYGFDNPELPMWIWALIIIPEVIALSYIISAIYYKGSKTLYDIASNTLIARR; this is translated from the coding sequence ATGTTAATTACATCTAACTACTCTATCAACATAGAAAAAGTTCACCCCTACAGAGCACAAATAGTCAGTTTTATAACGCTTAGCCTACCCACATTTTTATATTTCTACCTCTCTGAGATAAGTAAAAATAGAGGTACTATAGGAAAGCGACTTATGAAAATTTATGTTGAAATATCTCATAACAAACCTCCAAAAAGGAACATCTTCAAATTTTTACCATGGGAATTCGCTCATGCTGGCATGCATTGGATGGGCTATTATGGCTTTGATAACCCAGAACTTCCCATGTGGATTTGGGCACTCATAATCATTCCAGAAGTCATTGCGCTATCTTATATTATTAGCGCTATCTATTATAAAGGTTCCAAGACGTTATACGACATAGCCTCAAATACGCTTATTGCAAGGCGATAA
- a CDS encoding Dps family protein yields the protein MTLNSIGLDTSKTKDLANDLNDLLSNFQIYYQNLRGLHWNIKGKRFFDLHVKFEELYTDVNLKVDAIAERILTLGVTPLHTFEDYSQKAKVPVGKNISQDDKAVRLIVDSLSELLTIERAILNKSDDVNDEGTNSMMSDFITEQEKTVWMMKAWLNETI from the coding sequence ATGACATTAAATAGTATAGGTTTAGACACCTCAAAAACGAAAGATTTAGCAAACGATTTAAATGACTTGCTGTCTAATTTTCAAATATATTATCAGAATTTACGAGGCCTTCATTGGAATATTAAAGGGAAGCGTTTTTTTGATTTACATGTTAAGTTTGAAGAATTATATACGGATGTTAATCTAAAAGTAGACGCCATCGCAGAACGTATTCTAACCTTAGGCGTGACGCCGTTACATACTTTTGAAGATTATTCGCAAAAGGCAAAAGTACCTGTGGGGAAGAATATTTCTCAGGATGATAAAGCGGTGCGATTAATAGTGGATTCTTTAAGCGAGCTATTGACGATTGAGCGCGCAATTTTAAATAAATCTGATGATGTAAATGATGAAGGCACAAATTCGATGATGAGTGATTTTATCACAGAACAAGAAAAGACCGTTTGGATGATGAAAGCATGGTTAAACGAAACCATTTAA